A stretch of the uncultured Bacteroides sp. genome encodes the following:
- a CDS encoding helix-turn-helix transcriptional regulator → MKLIVSEVCKSKGISLKELAGKLGITNVGLSQQINGNPTIDTLEKIASALEVNITELFEQEKKNTVIVCPKCGAKLNIRLEE, encoded by the coding sequence ATGAAACTAATAGTTAGTGAAGTGTGCAAGAGTAAAGGAATATCGTTAAAAGAGTTGGCTGGAAAACTTGGTATAACAAACGTTGGACTTTCTCAGCAAATTAACGGGAACCCGACTATTGACACGCTCGAAAAGATAGCTTCAGCTTTAGAGGTTAATATTACAGAGTTGTTTGAACAAGAAAAGAAGAACACTGTAATTGTCTGTCCTAAGTGTGGAGCTAAATTAAATATCCGTTTAGAAGAATAG